A stretch of the Osmerus eperlanus chromosome 10, fOsmEpe2.1, whole genome shotgun sequence genome encodes the following:
- the parvab gene encoding parvin, alpha b, translating into MASSPQKSPSSPKSPTPKSPPTRKKDDSFLGKLGGTLARRKKAKEVSELQEEGMNAINLPLSPIPFELDPEDTMLEENEVRTMVDPNSRNDPKLQELMKVLIDWINDVLVGERIIVKDLAEDLYDGQVLQKLFEKLEGEKLNVAEVTQSEIAQKQKLQTVLEKINDTLKVSTRNVKWTIDSVHAKSIVAILHLLVALAQHFRAPIRLPDHVSIQVVVVQKREGILQSRQIQEEITGNTEALSGRHERDAFDTLFDHAPDKLNVVKKTLITFVNKHLNKLNLEVSELDTQFADGVYLVLLMGLLEGYFVPLHNFFLTPENFDQKVHNVAFSFELMQDGGLEKPKPRAEDIVNCDLKSTLRVLYNLFTKYRNVE; encoded by the exons ATGGCTTCATCGCCTCAGAAATCACCGTCTTCTCCTAAATCCCCGACTCCAAAATCACCACCCACCAGAAAAAAGGATGACTCCTTTCTCGGAAAACTCGGGGGAACTTTGGCTAGAAGAAAGAAGGCAAAAGAAG TGTCGGAGCTCCAGGAGGAAGGGATGAATGCCATCAACCTGCCCCTCAGCCCCATCCCCTTTGAGCTGGATCCAGAGGACACCATGCTGG AGGAGAATGAGGTACGCACCATGGTGGACCCCAACTCAAGGAATGATCCCAAACTGCAGGAACTGATGAAG GTCCTTATAGACTGGATTAATGATGTCCTGGTGGGGGAGAGAATCATTGTCAAAGACCTGGCTGAAGACCTTTACGACGGACAGGTTCTCCAGAAACTCTTTG AGAAGCTAGAAGGAGAGAAGCTGAACGTTGCAGAGGTGACACAGTCCGAGATCGCCCAGAAACAGAAGCTGCAGACAGTCCTAGAGAAGATAAACGACACTCTCAAGGTCTCCACCAGAAACGTCAAATGGACTATTGACT CGGTTCATGCTAAAAGCATTGTGGCCATCCTCCATCTGCTGGTGGCATTGGCCCAGCATTTCCGTGCTCCAATCCGACTACCTGACCACGTGTCCATCCAAGTTGTGGTCGTACAG AAACGAGAAGGCATTCTCCAGTCTCGTCAGATTCAGGAAGAGATTACCGGGAATACAGA AGCTTTATCAGGAAGACATG AGAGAGATGCCTTTGATACGTTGTTTGACCACGCGCCCGACAAGCTGAACGTGGTAAAAAAG ACGCTGATCACATTTGTAAACAAGCACTTGAACAAGTTGAACCTTGAGGTGTCTGAACTCGACACACAG TTTGCTGATGGTGTATACCTGGTTTTGCTGATGGGGTTGCTGGAAGGCTACTTTGTTCCCTTACACAACTTCTTCCTCACTCCAGAAAACTTTGATCAAAAG GTGCACAACGTGGCCTTCTCCTTTGAACTGATGCAAGATGGAGGTCTGGAGAAGCCCAAGCCCAGAGCAGAGG ATATTGTGAACTGTGACCTGAAATCCACCTTAAGGGTATTGTACAACCTCTTCACCAAATACAGAAATGTGGAGTGA